The Branchiostoma floridae strain S238N-H82 chromosome 12, Bfl_VNyyK, whole genome shotgun sequence genome segment tctaaagacaaccgttgtccacaacgatagacaataacagtcgcacgactatattatgtgttgtgtgtttgaagttgtttttcgtgtagcatcacattctatttacgtgttagtaGCATCAAGGAGctcaatataagctccttggtagcattcagatgacgtcctatcatggggagggcagcggtcacttccgggttttaatctctcgcaacttgagtctgtcgaggtctcacgaggtcgacccatatatggaaacatgggcgtgcataataatgttttctgtactgtcaatcaccatgattgacggcaccggaagtacgaatcctggatatctagttttcgtaaggtttttggacgattcctggagccgccgaaaagtagatgcGACAGTGACCTCCTGGTCGCACCGGATGAACTTTGACATTCAAAGTTTGAATACCCACAACTCTCCGCGCGGGACAGAACTTGGAGGTGACTAAATTTAGTACCTGAACTTTGCGTTCTGGCCAAAAAAGTGACTATCAACTAGGACGTCGACTGAATATACACAAAAAAGTagtttatatttttttcaatccaaCATACGATAGGTTTTCGtcacgtttcttcttcttctcctgtcataCCTTCAAAGGGACCCATCTCAGAATGACCTGAAATCTGGCTGTGGCACAACAAtggagtgggccaatacccccgtgcgtttttttttttctaccgtGTTGCCTCCGTTCAAGATAGGGTTGTTCTCTAAAATATTACATTACTTAAACAGCCACGGTGTGTGCATCAGCTCGCAACTACGTAACGTTACGAGCAGACTgaatgccaaactacatacgaatctATATTCggagctgcccccctccccggAGGAAAAAGATCGCCAATTAGAGAAAATATCGTCGCGTCTGATTATGGCGACAGTTATCTTAACTGGACTTTCGTCTTTCCAAATTCAGTGGGATAAAAGAAAGGAACACACGTGGTTTAAAACTGTTTATTAGTGACTGTCTATCAACAACTGCTATCAAATGAGTATAATGTTTCAGTGCTCAGATTGTAACATTTAAACTGCGTCGCACCAAAACTTAAAACCAATTGATCTAAACCACCAGAGTTTATTCAAGTAGCTGGGAATGACCTTTGCTCTCAAAGCCTAATACTATTTAGATATTTTGCTTCTACTCTGGCACAAGGTGGCCACTCTTGCACTGGAGTAGTCGTAAAATACACGAAATATAAAGGCTTCTAAAGTAGAGCAAAAGACGTCAAGCCACTCTTGTGCAAAGACCATAGGACAAGGAAAGTGTTTAGCACTATCACATAGAACAAATCTAACGACTACGCACAGTACAAATGTTACACATTAAATTTAGCTGATTATTAATTAGGTAATTACGCAAATAAACATCATGAAAGGTAAAAATCATTCTTTTCTAAAGTGTAAGATATGCTGGCGGAAAACATTCACTAATCTTGGTAAATCATTGACCTTTATCTAAATGTACTCCAACAGCTTTATTCTTCTAATGTACATATGACTTATCATTCCATATCATACATAAATGGAAccatattttttatgacaaTTTCAAAATATATAGAGCCTAtttcagaagaagaatcttGCTCTCAAAGCCCGTATTCTTGTATTTGGCAGCTATTCCAGGACAAGGTGGCCACTATTGTACTGGAATAGAAGCGAAATACACAATATACTGGCCAGGTGAGAGCAAAAGACTTGACTCTAGTCACTGAAGACCACTATCATTACTATATTTGTCTCTATATTGGAataaaaatgacaacaacaaaaatgcctTTATTTTATATAAGCCACATAGTAACCTAAAGTATACTATGATAGTATACTGCATTTAATTAGAGCAAAGGCTGCTAAGATACACGAATCACGAGCAGAATCTAATTTAAGTACGTTATTAAATGCTATACTAGtaaatatactacatgtacatgtataaggtaaAAAGCATTGCACTGGCTATACTAAACTCATCGATCGACAGTCTCTAGTGAATGAgctatgtacaaaatgttcataATTGCGGTAAAACTCTACACCTTGCAATTGCATCCTATATAAAAGCTATAAACAAGAACTTAATCGATCAAATGTTTTGGACACAAATGTTTAATGTTTCACCCCGAGGAATACCACTGGCAGGGTCATTATTAAAAATTAATTTTTAATGCCACATTCTGTAGCTGGAGCTGAATGCACAATCCCCTCTGTCCGACCTACGGCATTGTCGAAGGGAGAGTCGCGATAGCTTGGTTGGTCGCAAGATTCTCGGCCGCGTTTTCTTGACATCCTGAATAATATTTTTAGTGGTGGTTAGGACATTTTGAGAGCAGTGGCTTCTTCTGCACACAACACCTAAGCCAATTTCTGTAGTACACGGGCCCAATGCATGGCTGATTCAGTTCCTAAAACCATGAGGATAGCAGGATTGCATTCAGAGTTACTGCAAAGTTCATTCCTTCAAAGAACAGAAGTCCCTAGCCCTGTCAGTTCATGACGACTTAGGTTCTCCGTCCATCTGTCTTCCCTTCTGGCCCTGTGTATCATCTTGCTTCGGGACCCAAGATGACAACACATTAAGGCAATTAATGTAATGGTCCAGGTTCCCGACCCATAGACCACCACACAAAGCAGAAAAGACGACAGGTGGTAGAAGAACCCAAGCAGCCATAAACTAACAGAACAAGAAATTCCGTTTTCCAAAGGGCTGAATTTTGCAGTAACTCCGAACAAAATCCCAGCCATCGTCAAGGCCACAGAAACTAAATCAGCTACACACCGGgcctgtacaccacagaaacCGACTGAAGCACCGCATGGAAAAGGAGCCACCAATCACAAAATGCCTTAACCACCGACCAGAAAACATCACTCATGATGTTAACAAAACACATGGAAGCACCTTACCACCGACCAAGGAACCGTGTTTATCTCTGCCAACAATACTCCAGTTAGACAGGGAATCATAACTTCGGCCAGGCTACAAATGCACATCacaaaacatttacatcatGGCACGTCACGGCAATCAAGtccatttcttgttttcttcattttacaaCTCCAACAACGCTCTACCCGTCAGACGAATTTAGTCATACAAAGAAATATTCTCGGCTTCTACTGGCTTTTTTGGGCATAGTAATGGCGACCTTGCCACTCACGGCCATGGGCAGACTCTCGTCATAAACATCGCTGTGGTCGATAGATCTGGACCCGATGGTATCGATCCTGTAAGCCCTCCAAACCCTTCGCATCAGCTGCAACAAGCATAGAAGGTTCAATTGCTGTCCATTGTGGGAATGTGACATCTCTAGGAAGCGAAGAATGCGCCGATGACAAAAAATTCATGAAAACGCAATGTTAAGTAACCTCAAGGCCGGGGCATATATACGACTGACAACTAATTCTATTCACTATTCACCTTGTAATGTGCGGTGCGTGCACGTGTATGTCCTTCAGGTAATTGTAGAGATGGTTGACACAAGGCTGACCGCATTACTGTTCATCCAGTATGGGATGCTTTCACGCTCCAgctggttgaaaacaaatgtttaaaatgtacatACCCTATGTACATacccaaaatttaaaaaaaatcataatcttTGCTTCATGAAATCTGTTCTTATCTTAGTATTGACCTTTGAAATACGAAAATTCCCAGTAGATATAAAAACACAAAGTCGCTTTAATGTTCAGAGGCTGTTTAGATTACAGGCTCGAGTCTTGAGCAAGCGTTAATTTCGTCTCACCGTTTAAAACACCGCTGGTCCTCTGGTAGATAATCCTGGAGATTCTCTTGACGTGCGCCTCCCTGGATGTTGCGAAGCGCCTGACGAAGTTGTGGTGACGGTGGCGCCTGGTATGTTCCTTAAACCACGTCCAGACATTGCTGCAATATCAGTAGAAGAAAGACATTAATTAGCTGCCTACCCACTGGGGGTGAAACAAACACAGCTTCAACGGCTATCAAATGGCATGTGGAAATTTGACATGCATGGGCATTACTTCTGCTGTATATATAGAGACAAAGGGCGATTCTGTGCTAACAATGATATACGGATAAAATGGACGTGATCAAATTTTGTCATTGATAAAGATAGAAACAAAGTAACACGCTGCGAACCGAAGGCGTCGTACGGAAGGTTAAACAAGTTCTCCGCTCGACCATGCCGTCGGTCTCACCTTTACAAGCGGCGGATCTCCTCGTAGATCAGAGTTTCAAGGAGTCAGTTCTCGGCGTCTCCCTGGCTTGTCCTTGTGATGCTTGTGGCCGGGATGCAGTCGCGAAGGACGTTACGGTGACGTTTGGTGTTTCTTTCCCCAGCCCTTGCCTCCATTGCCGCGTCCAGATATTCCGGCCGTTACAGTGAGATGTCGATAGAAGAGGCAGAAGATGCAGTCCTCTCCTTGACGGTTGATGAGTCGACTGACAAGGCAAGCCACCCGTGCAGCTCAGGTGTATAATGGTCAACAGCTGCAAAGATGGTCTGTGATTGGTATATTTACGAATTCCTGCTGTCCTATTGGTCGGCAAAATGCATTCGTTTCATTGGTCGTCTCTACTGTGAGACGACTGCGACTGGTCAATATTAATTGAATACAAGCATGATGACGTGTCATTTGTCATAAAATGGACTATTTTCATTGGTTATCTCTGCTGATGAGACGAATGTAGGGGGTGATAGCGGCTCCACACAAATTAATTGAACACAGCTGCAAATGAGCTAGTAGatacaaagtttattgcacatttcCATGCAAAACACATTTTAACAGGATGACCCTGAATATTTGCATGCAAACACATATATACCATCTTTATCAGAAATAATTCATACAGAAAATACTATTCACAGCTTTCCCTTAAACTACGAACTCAACAAATCAAATACACCACAGATTAAAGCTCAGAAATgaccatatcatcatcatcatcatcatctactgTCTAACGGagtatattgaaaccaaattaATCGTGTCATCACCTTAAGGAGATAATAGAAAAAGACCAGACTTGCATGGATAGTCATGCAACAACTACGGACCATACTTTTATCTACGCAATGACTTGTTATACCTGTTTCACACCAGAAAcgaaaattatacatgtatgtggctgtCATACTGAATTGTGCTATTCATAAGTATATAAAAAATGATAGcatttcaagatttaaaaaatctggCATTTCAAAATAGTAACATGACATCTTCTAGCATCACATTTGATGATGATGCATAGAACAATATACATTGCATGTATACAAAAATGACATCATAGTTTTACAAGTGAATTTTTTAAAGTGCACTTTTTGTTTAGGGTCAGCTAAGACCTTTGGGAtctcaatgttttctttaagtttcAAAGCACATACCTGAGTTCCACAAAATTTGCATAGTTATCATCTATTCTCAAACATTAAAGTTTGTTAGGCAACAGATTGCAATGGTGACCTCAAATCTCTAGAAAATACATTATTCTTTAAATTTCCAACCTTTCTTCAGACAGTTGTAGTACACATAGGGTAGGAAGTTTGCTCGCTGTTTCAGTAGCTGGGTTTTAATCTAAAGGAGAGCTTGCTGGCCCCTGAACCCTCGAATATGCTCAAGACACCTAATTAAACTCAGGActcccattttacatcccttccaaaagatgGGTGCAGGGCATTGTGATAAACAGCAATCATGCAGATACATGCAGATAATACAGGGAAGCTCACAACTGTACTATGATTACGAAAACAACATAAGTGGCTAATCCTAAGTATACATATGTGCACTAATGTAGCTATCTGTACCCAATGTAACAACACCTATTGTAATACACAGCAATCTTGCAGATAGTACAGGGTAGTTCACCacagtaatgttacatgatTAAGTGTGAGGTTGCTACCATTTGGGATACCGGTTACTAAGCATACATCCTGGTATCCCGGAGTAgtatgtaatgtattacacCAGGAAAACACACAGTAATGTTACAGCAACCACCAGCACAACAAAGGCAAGCAGGAAAAACAGCAGCTGCGGAATGGATGGGAGGTATTTCTCCCACGAAATGGCAGCCACGGGGGTGGAGGGGACGTCAACACTGGGGGGTTCCTCCTGCCAGATCTCGTCTTCGGATATCTTCCCCATGGCATGCAAAATCTGGAAGTTTGTACAGGAAATACGGTAGTGACAAACAATCATGTCAGAAATAGAAGGCCCTAAAATAGTAATGTTCTTAACTCGACTCAAACTTGTACAAGATTTAACTTTGTTTTTACACTTAAAATGGCTGGGTTGTGAAGCAAATCTCCATCTCTTTCTTAAGTTTCTGTCTCTGATGTATTCTGCTTAATCTGCAAGTGTCTGAGTGTACATAAACCTctgaaaaaattacaaaaagttACTAGAGATGAAAAAGAAGCACAATAAACTTATGCGCAGGTTTGATGTTTACCTCCCTTGCAGCTCTCTCTCCAGCCTCCACAGCCCCATCCATGTACCCTCCACACTTCAAAGCAGTCTCTGTACCCGCAAAGTACACACAGCCAAAGGGCTTGCCTAGCTCACTGCAGGGATAGTCAATAATAGACAACAACATTTAAATGGGATGTGCCCAAAGAACAAACTATGGCACAATTAAAAGTGGCCAAGGGTGGTCGCATTGTGTTCAAAAAGAAAGTCAGAAGGATGATGACAAAACAATCAGATACCTGTTTTGACTTCTATCAAATTTACAAAGTCTTCATCATTAAACATAAGTGAAGTTATACTTTCTTGCTTTCTTTCAAGCAGGTCTCTcaaagagcaggttttataccctaactatgaattaccATTGCAAAGGAGGTAAAGACAATTTTTGTAGTCCAATAAAAAACAAAGACAATAGCAAAGCCAAGTTAAGGTTGATGCAATTGAGTGAATTAGCTCCTGCTGTTTGAGCACAGGAGCTACTGTTGTCTCTTTGGGATGGGAGAGCTGAGTTCCAAGTGGAAAGTTTGATACATAGGCCTCGATATGAAGTTCAAAACCTGCTTTCCTGTTGAAGGTgggattgtttatttattgtttattgatatttttggcctCCTGGGTAGCCCGATTTTCATTGGGGCCCAGGTACAcatacaagaaaataaaaacatattacagaaaacataaattGATATATACAACCAGGAACTTTTGTTTCCTACAAAACAGTAAAATTGAAAAAATAGTGAAGAAATTTACAGTACCTGCCAAAGCTTGTCAGCACACCTGGTCCTAAGTTGGCCCCAGGTCCTCCCCCAGAAAAGGTGTCTGCCATCCAGTTATGTTCCACATAGTGAACAGGCTGAAGGGAAATTAAGACATGGTTGCACAAATTACTACATTATGTATAAATAATGTTTCCCTTCACAGAAGGAAACACcattaataatgataatgatcatTGTTTTTACTCTGTTTCTCCCTCCTTTTCCTCTCTTCTTCAAACAAATTAGagcaatgacctggaccagatggGTGCGACCATGGTAACTGGTAAattattacataatgtagcaagtggcaggacagagttgGTGGGGCTGGTAACCATGTGTTtcagtaagaataaacagagcagtggTTTGTTAATTGTTAGGCTTTTCAGTTGATTCATTTAACCACTAGATTGATTTGGTTTTCAGTAACCCTTATGTCAGATTTAATACAAATTCCCAGTACGAAAagtgaaattcccatcattgtGACAGTAGTAACTCCAGTGTATTAAACAATTATGTACATCCAGTTTACCACAACTCACATGAAGGAACTCTGGACACTGGAAAACTTCAGCATAGTGTTCACACACTGTCTGCTTCCTGAAAATACAACAGCAGACCTTTTTATATAATTTAGAGCTATTATCACTTGAGATGTATCATGTATGAACCTTAGAAAAGGTAAGACTTCCACCTCCTCAACTTACAGTATTAACCTGCATGACAGAGGCACCTGGCACTCAAGGTTAAGACATCCTCTGTGACATCTATGTGCTAGCATGTTCTTTATTATGATATCAAAAGTACTAATTTCTTCTTTGCCATGTTTTTTCTTGCATGTCACAAAATTTCTCAGGAATGCACAAAAAGTTACAACAAATTACTATATAGTTCATTACTATAATTACAATGATCAGACCTTTCCTCTACAGACATGTCACAGAATTTCTGGGCCTGTGTGGATGTAATGAACCCCACTAGCGCAGGGAAGGAGCCGTTGGGTTTAGTGTCGTCCATGCAGGCAACAACAGGCCCTGTGTCGGACATTGCTGTACCACTGAAACCTGTGAGACACCAAAGATTATCTTGAAACATTTTACTTTAAGttgcatttttttgtgttgaccCCTTCGTTGAGTTTTCAAGACACCAGGAATATGTGCCTACAatgaaaatactagtagtttaatACTGTATTACAGAAATGTCTCGACCTCAAACgaaaacctcctttccccttccccactgcaaaaataaatgaatttacagtataccgcTAGTGTCATCTGTATGATTTAAAATAATAGTGCAATTGTGCCACCATCCAATGTAAATATTCTTTGTTTAACACCTATAAAATTCTCCATATCATGTAAGATTGACACATACCTTGCATTTTGTCTGTATATATTATAAATAATGTGACAATTTACCCATGGTAGCTAAGCTAATGAATAAGAGAAAGTTATTGACAATACAGGGAAGTGAAAACTGCTGACCTAAGTTGTCTTTCCAGAATGCTGTTTCATAGTACGTCATTGTTTTGATGACTGATCCCATGGGCATCCAATGTATCATCTGGTATTACAACAAGAAAGTATTTTAACTAAATTGCATGGTTCGGATATTATGATGATGCCTGAGTTGAAAAAGGAAATGTCGAGTTCAAAacggtctttcattcattcaaccttTCACACAGCCCTCaatgtatgagggagcttcaggtgTTAACCTCAGGTATCAAAATTCTGCACGTCAAAGAACCAAACACTTATCTAGACGACTAGGGGTGATCTGCTGTTGTCCAGGCTAAATGCAAGTCATAGCAAAACTGCGTTGTACTATTTGATAGCTTAAAACCATCAAGTTTCACCTCAGTTCAGGATGACAACggaaaatgaattaaaaactCACCTGTATTTTCAAGCCTGGGAGTGGGGGTTCAAACAGAATCCGATGGAGAAGAGTAGGTGGTACGGCACTTATAACATACTTTGCCTGTAAAATTAAAAGGAAAGATCCAGTGTGTATCTACATAATTCCCCCAGGTCACATATATCTGCTACCTTGAAATATGACTCTTAAGAGGTCTCCACGCAATGCAATATCCCCTAGTACAATGCACTTCTGCATACTATAAGACTACAAAATTTATAAATCATGCTCACATAGCATTGAAAACAAAGCTACTGTCCATGCATTGTTCTTCTTGATGGGTTACACATGCTACGTTATAACATAGTATAGCAAACATGATTCCTAAGGGCAAAAGACAACCCATAACCTACCCTGTACTGTTGCCCACTGTGTGTGGTCACCATGGTAACTGCCTCCTGCTGTTCTATCCTCATGACAGGGCTGGACAGAACAACTCTGTTGCCAAGCAACGCTGCAATCTTCTCACTCACTTGCATAGAGCCACCCACAAATTTGTTCTCCTGTGTCAAGGACATAACACAAAAATATTCTCTCTGGACAACAAACACAAAGTACACACCCATGTCTACACATCATGTCACAGCATAGACTGTACAGTATATGCATGGTGACAGCATGCAAAGCTCTGGAAATCTCTAAGTTATTCCAAGCACAGAAGGTGACTCCTAGTGAAACATATGCCTATAAATTTGGACAAATAAGTtgttgaaatatgcaaattttgaccaatcTGATACAATGTAGATAACTGTTTTGTAACATGACATCAAAGCTTGTGTTTCTTGTGACAGggcatacatgttgtatatagctaaaaaaatgaatgaatgaatgaatgaatgaaagaatgaattaattgattaatgaatgaaagactcatcatcatcacaaaatCTTAATGCAATTATGCCAATTATACCTGTGCTTCATTTATCGCATTTCCAAATCCACCCGAAGATGCCACACCAGCCAGGAGAACAGGAATGATAACTCTTCTGGCTCACAGCAGGCCAAAGTAGCCACAAGCAAACCCAACAGCTTCTTTGTTACGCTGAGTATCAGAGGAATACATGTTAGCAATTTCTACTTCATAAGACAGAAGAAATCTGGAGAAGATGCACAATTGTGTTAACAaacattcaaataaacaaacatgattTGAGCTTAATGCATATTGACCTTTAACATTATCTTTGATATCAGTGTGCCAGTTGAAGGACCCTACCTTGTCCAGCACTCCTTGTCCATGAACTCCTTGACTGTCATACTGTCCCATTCTTTAGCCCTTGGTGCCTTCCAAGGAGTATCAGGTGGGACCTAATGAATGTATAAAGGCACATGATCAGTGTTATGAACTAAGCACTGCTAGTACAGAATCTTATCACCGTTTAGGATTTCTACGAAGAATCAGAAAGTTCTGCCAGATTCTAAACTGACATATATAAGAGTGTCAGTCAGGCAAGATTTTGGTTGAACAGATCATGTCAGTTACATGTACGCATCACCTTGGGCTCAAAGCTGACAAGTAAACACAAACTATACttgtttgtgattttttaaTAAAATCATCTCAAAATTAAACAAGCAAAATGAGTTCACTAAGTCAATTCAGTGTCCAAACCTGTTTGCTGAACTCTCCGACCTTCCATAGCAAGTTGTTCATGTCCAGAAGAGCCAACGGATTCCTTGTCAGAAGGGAAGGGTCATCAGAGCTGCCTGATCGGTGTACTCCCTGTATGGATACAAATTTGGATGTAACTTAACAAACTGTTACAATATACTATCAAACCCATCCTGTCTATagatatagccaacactagtattgcATTGTCTCTTTTTATAGTAACCTTAATCACTGACCATTGTCATATGCACTACTCTCCAAACTAGTCAAAAATCTAAACTTCATTGATATGAAAGTGATGAAAATATATAATTCATGAGCTTGAAATGAGACGTTTtacaggaaaaaacaacaacatggacTCCCAAACAATAAGTGGGGACTGAAACAAATCAAAGTTGGAGACAGTCCAGACAGACAGTGCCTTAGACTTTAGAGTCACTGATCATGATGACCAGTCGTTTGATGAGAGCTGGATCAGACAAGATTACCTCCATGTAGCTCACTGTTTTCCCCTCGGCATTGACCTTGTAGAGTTTCAGGTCCAGTTCCTTTGCAACCCGCAGGATTCTGTCCTGTCCTGCCCCCACATACGCACCTCCCAAGTCGGCATACCCAGAACTGGGATGCtggagaggaagaagaaaataCTGTCATGATCATCGGGAATTCCAAAATCTtcctgaaatactgtaaatcttacaaTATCCAattatttgttttttattagcctgggtaccatccaatttctaccggggctccgaTAGCGAGCcggagccccagtagaaatcgGATGAAGCCCAGGCTAGGTTTTTATTGCAGCATgaatatttctttttgtactgttttagacagcaaacttaaaacactttaaaaacttcgagctaccatgaaattaaaatcCTTCTGTCTTGGGAGACAATTTTGGAGTTCGCTCCATGAATTTACTTACAGTATGAAATACAACAGTCACCAGGTCCAAGAAAAACTTACATAATTAAAAGCACTAAAACTTACCGACACCGTGTAAGTCCTTCCTCCAACCCTGTCCTGGGCCTCCAGAACTTGAACATCCAATCCAGTCTCATGGAGGAGCTTGGCAGCACATAACCCTGAACATACCAGTACATTCCATTTTAATTTTCCAACATATCAAACTGGCAAGTGGACATTAGTTTTAATAAATTCAAATGCTTGGCCTTCTTAAACTGCTATCAAAGAGGTAACTCTCAACAGGGCCTTTTATACATAGCCGTCGGCAAGTTGGGTAAGGCTGGGGAACTCCCAAACCAATAATCAACTACAACTGgttaataaataaacaaacaaagagtaCTAGTAATCACCACTTATTCCAGCTCCTACGACCACCACATCTGTATCTATCACCTCCTTATTCCCTCCAGTTTCAAAACTGGCCATAGTGAGGCAGATACCACCTCAGAATTTCGCAAGTCCTGATGATTTTGACTCAGAGCGCGCGAGTCAGAGAAAGTCCAGGGAAAGGAATTAGAAAGTGTCGACCTGTAGGGCGAAAATGACGTCACGCCCACCTGGGTGAACTTTGACCTAAAAGTTTCAATTACCCACAGTTCTCCGCGCGGGACAGAAGTTTGGCGGTTACTACACTAAGTACTTTGCGTTCCGGGCAAAAAAGGTGGCTATCATCTAAGACGTCGACTggaaatacacaaaaattattcatatttcacTCCACTATACCGTAGATTTTCGTCaattttcttctcctgtcataTCTTCAAAGGGATtcatctccgttgttcctgggccttgacctgaaatttggcacatgGGGTAAAGTGGGcgcatttctctctctctctccctctttctctctgttAACGGTGCACatcccagttcttccgcgaccgtgcgcgacaaaaaaaggtactgcgcgacaaaaaagtgacgaaaggcttccgagggtctatgTTTGATTTGGCATTTCTCATTGCCTGCCTACCTGCCCAAGTGCATCATTATttactgcgaaatgacattaaatgcTAACATGGCTGataaagcgtaggaaatggtgtgttttgggtgcaaattgtgtttccGGGCCCGACTCTCATTTCTGGATATTCACGCGCCTTCAATGTTAacaggcccgtgacctagattgacctctgaagcgctgtgttaagccaagtgccgcgcgccgtggatgatttaaaaaactgtagtactagaattgtctttataattggctggattactcgctagattttcctctttccggcagtatcagtcgtgcttgccggaaaaatcgtcttcatctgttttatctaATGCGAAAATGCctgattttgtgcatcattttttacatgaaaagaatgttttttccatataatttttcaaaatcagagaagttgaaggatcggaactcagttggtcttgtagctgaaggaatatcctctcaccccatatacagttattttgcttcaggataatgtGTAATAATGTTACCATCAAGATATGGATGTTCTCTAAATTACATCTATTACATTACTGAAACAGCTACGGCGGAAAAACACAATATAAAAGTGCATCAACTTGCAACTTCGTACAAGCAGATGACATGCCATACTACATACAAATGGAGGAAATGGATTCATCTGCGAACAGGCATCCCATCTTAAACTGCATTGCCGTGAGACTttcatattctccaagcagaggttcggtcaCAGGGATTAGTAGTGACCAGGATTTTTACTGGCTAGCTACCCTCATGAGGATTAATATTGTGTCTGAAGGACTTTTGTCTGAACTGTAAGAcaattagcctgtgtttacacaagctctcgctggctggagttaatgaccccctcccctatggcaggcggcaattgtaggcccagccgcta includes the following:
- the LOC118427428 gene encoding amine oxidase [flavin-containing] B-like, giving the protein MASFETGGNKEVIDTDVVVVGAGISGLCAAKLLHETGLDVQVLEAQDRVGGRTYTVSHPSSGYADLGGAYVGAGQDRILRVAKELDLKLYKVNAEGKTVSYMEGVHRSGSSDDPSLLTRNPLALLDMNNLLWKVGEFSKQVPPDTPWKAPRAKEWDSMTVKEFMDKECWTSVTKKLLGLLVATLACCEPEELSFLFSWLVWHLRVDLEMR